Proteins co-encoded in one Armatimonadota bacterium genomic window:
- the mtnA gene encoding S-methyl-5-thioribose-1-phosphate isomerase, producing the protein MLRAVWMDEQGVRLVDQTRLPHEVVVLTCQSADEVAEAIRTLRVRGAPAIGVAAAFGLALTAAQTAGQPAEAAMARLEAAGTRLAAARPTAVNLRWAVERMLAVARRVDAAARARALREEAERIAAEDRAANETIGRLGAAEIRDGERVLTYCHTGALATAGYGTALGILRAAWEAGKRIQVLACETRPVLQGARLTAWELRALGIPVTLITDNAAGALMARGEVDRVVVGADRIAANGDVANKIGTYTLAVLARAHGLPFVVAAPTSTVDLATPSGAGIPIEERPADEVLRIGGVPLAPADVPARNPAFDVTPHTLVTMIVTEAGVARPPFDVSLAALVRAGVGRR; encoded by the coding sequence GTGCTACGGGCCGTCTGGATGGACGAGCAGGGCGTGCGCCTGGTGGACCAGACCCGGTTGCCGCACGAGGTCGTGGTCCTCACCTGTCAGAGCGCCGACGAGGTGGCCGAGGCGATTCGTACCCTGCGCGTGCGGGGCGCCCCGGCCATCGGCGTGGCGGCGGCGTTCGGTCTGGCCCTGACCGCGGCGCAGACCGCCGGGCAGCCGGCGGAGGCGGCGATGGCGCGGCTCGAGGCGGCGGGCACGCGCCTGGCGGCCGCCCGTCCCACGGCGGTGAACCTCCGGTGGGCGGTCGAGCGGATGCTGGCTGTGGCCCGCCGGGTCGACGCCGCGGCCCGCGCCCGGGCGCTGCGGGAGGAAGCCGAGCGCATCGCTGCGGAGGACCGTGCCGCCAACGAGACGATCGGCCGACTGGGCGCCGCGGAGATCCGTGACGGCGAGCGCGTGCTCACCTACTGCCACACGGGGGCGCTGGCCACTGCCGGCTACGGCACCGCCCTGGGGATCCTGCGCGCGGCCTGGGAGGCCGGCAAGCGCATCCAGGTCCTGGCCTGTGAGACGCGCCCGGTGCTGCAGGGTGCGCGGCTGACGGCGTGGGAGTTGCGCGCGCTGGGCATTCCCGTCACGCTGATCACCGACAACGCCGCGGGCGCGCTGATGGCGCGCGGGGAGGTGGACCGCGTCGTCGTGGGGGCCGACCGGATCGCCGCCAACGGCGACGTCGCCAACAAGATCGGGACGTACACCCTGGCGGTCCTGGCGCGCGCCCACGGCCTGCCGTTCGTCGTCGCGGCTCCCACCTCGACCGTGGACCTCGCCACGCCCAGCGGCGCCGGGATCCCCATCGAGGAGCGCCCGGCCGACGAGGTGCTCCGCATCGGCGGTGTGCCGCTGGCGCCCGCGGACGTGCCGGCCCGCAACCCGGCGTTCGATGTCACGCCCCATACGCTGGTCACCATGATCGTGACCGAGGCCGGCGTGGCGCGCCCGCCGTTCGACGTCAGCCTGGCCGCGCTGGTGCGCGCGGGGGTGGGCCGGCGATGA
- a CDS encoding adenosylcobalamin-dependent ribonucleoside-diphosphate reductase, giving the protein MEGASSFSQPLASPRLAAAAAPDLPAQTLAAFGGDELRARVFHDKYALRDREGRVLEHTPQEMWRRIARELASVEATPALREEWERRFYWLLDAFRFIPGGRIMHGAGNPKRVTLLNCYVLPVKDDSIEAIFEWTKEAARTYSLGGGVGTDISILRPRGAPVNNAARSSTGAVSFMELFSLTTGTIGQAGRRGALMITIADSHPDVLDFIKVKRNLDKVRYANISVRVSDAFMRAVEEDGTWDLVFENERATVRRTVRAREVWTELIRGARDYAEPGVIFWDTVKRWSTSEYNGMGVITTNPCSEIPLEPYGCCCLGNVNLAGFVRDEFTSQARVDWDPLERALRYATRFLDNVLDYNAEKHPLPAQKAASLYSRRIGVGFTGLGDMLIKLGLRYDSDEAIQFVDGLFDRIKNTVYDESVSLAAEKGPFPGYDRDAHLSSPFIQGLAPRVRQRIERHGLRNVALLTVPPVGSGAALAGVTSGIEPIFDLSYIRRSESLSQDVFRVYHPLVREYMARFGVEREEDLPDYFVTAHQIRPEGRVRMQATIQRHIDHSISSTVNLAHDTPPEEVERIYLLAWKLGCKGITVYREGSREGILITDEHARSQPVVATVAPVAPARLSVTPRPRPKVTTGRTERVETPRGRVYVVINEDELGICEVFVHSLDVEAEAIGRMASLALRGGLDPRDVIEQLWRVQSREVAFDRSADGTVVRVTTIAQAVALALGRALYGDGFRPDKAFPRADALPDPGPRARQQTLRFAPSAAASPLAPVAGGTGEGVAEAQQVRGMGDMALEFIGICPDCGSSLVHENGCATCRQCGYSRC; this is encoded by the coding sequence ATGGAAGGCGCGTCGTCGTTCTCGCAGCCGCTGGCATCGCCCCGCCTCGCCGCAGCCGCCGCACCGGACCTGCCAGCCCAGACCCTTGCCGCGTTCGGCGGCGACGAGCTCCGGGCGCGCGTCTTCCACGACAAGTACGCCCTGCGGGACCGCGAGGGCCGGGTCCTGGAGCACACGCCGCAGGAGATGTGGCGGCGCATCGCCCGCGAGCTGGCGTCGGTGGAGGCCACGCCGGCGCTGCGGGAGGAGTGGGAGCGGCGCTTCTACTGGCTGCTCGACGCGTTCCGGTTCATCCCCGGGGGCCGCATCATGCACGGGGCGGGGAATCCCAAGCGCGTCACCCTGCTCAACTGCTACGTCCTCCCCGTGAAGGACGACTCCATCGAGGCCATCTTCGAGTGGACCAAGGAGGCGGCGCGCACCTACAGCCTGGGCGGCGGCGTGGGGACCGACATCTCGATCCTCCGGCCCCGGGGGGCGCCGGTGAACAACGCCGCCCGCAGCAGCACCGGCGCCGTGTCGTTCATGGAGCTGTTCTCCCTGACCACCGGCACCATCGGGCAGGCAGGGCGCCGCGGCGCCCTCATGATCACCATCGCCGATTCGCACCCCGACGTCCTGGACTTCATCAAGGTGAAGCGGAACCTGGACAAGGTGCGGTACGCCAACATCAGCGTGCGCGTCTCCGACGCCTTCATGCGGGCTGTGGAGGAGGACGGTACCTGGGACCTGGTCTTCGAGAACGAGCGGGCCACGGTGCGACGCACGGTCCGGGCCCGGGAGGTCTGGACGGAGCTGATCCGCGGGGCGCGCGACTACGCCGAGCCGGGCGTCATCTTCTGGGACACCGTCAAGCGCTGGTCCACCTCCGAGTACAACGGCATGGGGGTCATCACCACCAACCCGTGCAGTGAGATCCCGCTGGAGCCCTACGGCTGCTGCTGCCTGGGCAACGTCAACCTGGCGGGCTTCGTCCGCGACGAGTTCACCAGCCAGGCCCGGGTGGACTGGGACCCGCTGGAGCGGGCCCTGCGGTACGCCACGCGGTTCCTGGACAACGTCCTGGACTACAACGCCGAGAAGCACCCCCTGCCCGCGCAGAAGGCCGCCAGCCTGTACTCGCGGCGCATCGGTGTGGGGTTCACGGGCCTGGGCGACATGCTGATCAAGCTGGGCCTGCGCTACGACAGCGACGAGGCGATCCAGTTCGTCGACGGCCTGTTCGACCGGATCAAGAACACGGTCTACGACGAGAGCGTCTCCCTGGCCGCCGAGAAGGGTCCCTTCCCGGGCTACGACCGCGACGCGCACCTGTCCTCACCGTTCATCCAGGGGCTGGCGCCACGGGTGCGGCAGCGGATCGAGCGCCACGGGCTGCGGAACGTCGCGCTGCTCACGGTGCCACCGGTCGGCTCGGGCGCCGCGCTGGCGGGCGTGACCAGCGGGATCGAGCCGATCTTCGACCTGTCGTACATTCGGCGCAGCGAGTCGCTGTCCCAGGACGTGTTCCGCGTGTACCACCCGCTGGTGCGGGAGTACATGGCGCGGTTTGGGGTGGAGCGCGAGGAGGACCTGCCCGACTACTTCGTGACCGCCCACCAGATCCGGCCCGAGGGGCGCGTGCGGATGCAGGCGACGATCCAGCGCCACATCGACCACTCCATCTCCTCGACCGTCAACCTGGCCCACGACACGCCGCCCGAGGAGGTCGAGCGCATCTACCTGCTGGCGTGGAAGCTGGGGTGCAAGGGCATCACCGTGTACCGCGAGGGGAGCCGCGAGGGGATCCTGATCACCGACGAGCACGCGCGGAGTCAACCCGTCGTCGCCACCGTCGCCCCGGTGGCCCCGGCGCGGCTGTCGGTGACGCCGCGGCCCCGCCCCAAGGTGACCACCGGTCGGACCGAGCGCGTGGAGACGCCGCGGGGTCGCGTCTACGTGGTCATCAACGAGGACGAGCTGGGCATCTGCGAGGTGTTCGTGCACTCGCTGGACGTGGAGGCCGAGGCGATCGGCCGCATGGCGTCGCTGGCCCTGCGCGGCGGGCTGGACCCCCGCGACGTCATCGAGCAGCTCTGGCGCGTGCAGAGCCGTGAGGTGGCGTTCGATCGCTCGGCCGACGGCACGGTGGTCCGCGTGACGACCATCGCCCAGGCGGTGGCCCTGGCCCTGGGCCGCGCGCTCTACGGCGACGGGTTCCGCCCGGACAAGGCCTTCCCGCGCGCCGACGCGCTGCCCGACCCCGGCCCGCGGGCCCGCCAGCAGACGCTGCGCTTCGCCCCGTCCGCCGCGGCGTCGCCGCTCGCGCCCGTGGCCGGGGGGACCGGCGAGGGGGTGGCGGAGGCGCAGCAGGTCCGGGGCATGGGTGACATGGCCCTGGAGTTCATCGGCATCTGCCCCGACTGCGGCAGCTCGCTGGTCCACGAGAACGGCTGCGCGACCTGCCGGCAGTGCGGGTACTCACGATGCTGA
- the phnE gene encoding phosphonate ABC transporter, permease protein PhnE translates to MGRNATARAPSAPELPRGGQGALRTAAWLLALLVIYVYGWRVTQINLGELLRKAHLVRPLLLDLVRPDVLERRPRLQVAEAGVGLEGAAPPAPRVAGPGRLTVDPARATIGQPVTIVGEGFAPQRPVELLWRDQAGSTAPLARTTTDATGAFRVTVPVPDVIGVSHHVVAQVHLGGTVLRPSNTLALTAYRMLETVFLALMGTTMAVVFAVPLSFLGAKNLMARTPLGTGVYYLIRTVFNIARSIEPLIMATVFAVWVGIGPFAGVLALGVHSIASLGKLYSEQIESIDPGPIEAITATGATMLQVVRYAVVPQIVPPFIAFTIYRWDINVRMSTVIGFVGGGGIGFLLQQYINLLQWKQAATVVWAITLVVAGMDYLSARVRERIV, encoded by the coding sequence GTGGGCCGTAACGCCACGGCCCGCGCGCCGTCCGCGCCGGAGCTCCCGCGTGGGGGGCAGGGCGCGCTGCGCACGGCCGCGTGGCTGTTGGCCCTGCTCGTGATCTACGTCTACGGGTGGCGGGTCACCCAGATCAACCTGGGCGAACTGCTGCGCAAGGCGCACCTGGTGCGGCCCCTGCTGCTGGATCTGGTGCGCCCGGACGTGCTGGAGCGGCGGCCCCGGCTGCAGGTGGCGGAGGCCGGGGTCGGCCTGGAGGGCGCCGCCCCGCCCGCCCCACGGGTGGCGGGCCCGGGCCGGCTGACGGTGGACCCGGCCCGGGCGACCATCGGCCAGCCGGTGACCATCGTCGGCGAAGGGTTCGCGCCGCAGCGTCCCGTCGAGCTGCTCTGGCGCGATCAGGCGGGATCCACGGCGCCGCTGGCCCGGACCACCACCGACGCCACCGGAGCGTTTCGGGTCACCGTGCCCGTGCCCGACGTCATCGGGGTCAGCCACCACGTGGTCGCGCAGGTCCACCTCGGCGGCACGGTCCTGCGCCCCAGCAACACGCTGGCGCTCACCGCCTACCGCATGCTGGAGACCGTCTTCCTGGCCCTGATGGGCACCACGATGGCGGTGGTCTTCGCCGTGCCGCTGTCGTTCCTCGGGGCCAAGAACCTGATGGCGCGCACCCCCCTGGGGACCGGCGTGTACTACCTGATCCGCACGGTCTTCAACATCGCGCGGTCGATCGAGCCGCTGATCATGGCCACCGTGTTCGCGGTCTGGGTGGGGATCGGCCCCTTCGCCGGCGTCCTGGCCCTGGGGGTGCACTCCATCGCCTCGCTGGGCAAGCTCTACTCGGAGCAGATCGAATCGATCGATCCCGGACCCATCGAGGCCATCACCGCCACCGGCGCGACGATGTTGCAGGTGGTGCGCTACGCGGTGGTGCCGCAGATCGTCCCGCCGTTCATCGCCTTCACGATCTACCGCTGGGACATCAACGTCCGCATGTCCACCGTCATCGGCTTCGTGGGCGGGGGCGGCATCGGGTTCCTGCTCCAGCAGTACATCAACCTGCTGCAGTGGAAGCAGGCGGCGACGGTGGTGTGGGCGATCACGCTGGTGGTGGCGGGCATGGACTACCTGAGCGCCAGGGTCCGCGAGCGCATCGTCTGA
- a CDS encoding YggS family pyridoxal phosphate-dependent enzyme produces the protein MSGIDERLHRARARIAAAAARAGRDPAAVTIVGVTKGVDVARIRDALAAGLRDLGENRIQEALPKIAALGPGPRWHFVGRLQRNKARWAAASFAMVHSVDSVPLADALDRAAARAGRRLPVLIEVNVAGEPTKAGVAPEEAAALVAAVRARAHLEPVGLMTVAPVAASPEQVRPIFRALRALRDRLREGPGGPAFVELSMGMSDDFEVAVEEGATLVRLGRAIFGPRGTGPRERPGVQGEEGAQEV, from the coding sequence GTGTCCGGGATCGACGAGAGGCTGCACCGCGCGCGGGCCCGGATCGCCGCCGCGGCCGCGCGCGCCGGACGCGATCCGGCAGCGGTGACCATCGTCGGCGTGACCAAGGGCGTGGACGTCGCGCGGATCCGGGACGCGCTCGCCGCGGGGCTGCGCGACCTCGGGGAGAACCGGATCCAGGAAGCCCTGCCCAAGATCGCCGCGCTGGGCCCGGGGCCGCGGTGGCACTTCGTCGGACGGCTGCAGCGCAACAAGGCCCGGTGGGCCGCCGCGTCCTTCGCCATGGTCCACTCGGTCGACTCGGTCCCCCTGGCGGACGCCTTGGACCGGGCCGCCGCACGCGCAGGGCGACGGCTGCCTGTGCTCATCGAGGTGAACGTGGCGGGCGAGCCCACCAAGGCCGGCGTCGCGCCCGAGGAGGCCGCGGCCCTGGTGGCAGCGGTGCGGGCCCGGGCGCACCTGGAGCCGGTGGGGCTGATGACCGTGGCGCCGGTCGCGGCGTCGCCCGAGCAGGTGCGGCCGATCTTCCGGGCGTTGCGGGCGCTTCGGGATCGCCTCCGGGAGGGACCGGGCGGTCCGGCCTTCGTCGAGTTGTCCATGGGGATGAGCGACGACTTCGAGGTCGCGGTCGAGGAAGGCGCCACGCTGGTGCGCCTGGGCCGCGCGATCTTCGGACCACGCGGGACGGGGCCACGGGAGAGGCCAGGCGTCCAGGGAGAGGAGGGAGCGCAGGAGGTGTGA
- a CDS encoding cell division protein SepF encodes MQRLWAFLGFGDEEAEPAPPDEGEGRRRRAPVFSLHAARPMEIVVLAPRSFEEARAGADHLKARRPLLVNLRGTDRELARRIVDFACGVTYAVDGQMQRVGEEIFLFTPSTVTVVADAPREDPRGLFPLP; translated from the coding sequence ATGCAGCGCCTGTGGGCGTTCCTGGGGTTTGGCGACGAGGAGGCGGAGCCTGCGCCGCCCGACGAGGGCGAGGGGCGGCGGCGCCGCGCGCCGGTGTTCAGCCTGCACGCCGCGCGCCCGATGGAGATCGTGGTGCTGGCGCCGCGCAGCTTCGAGGAGGCGCGCGCCGGAGCCGACCACCTCAAGGCGCGGCGCCCCCTGCTGGTCAACCTCCGGGGGACGGACCGGGAACTGGCCCGGCGCATCGTGGACTTCGCCTGCGGCGTCACGTACGCCGTGGACGGGCAGATGCAGCGCGTGGGCGAGGAGATCTTCCTGTTCACGCCCAGCACCGTCACGGTCGTGGCCGACGCGCCGCGCGAGGATCCGCGGGGGCTGTTCCCGCTCCCATGA
- a CDS encoding glycosyltransferase family 2 protein, whose protein sequence is MTARRPAMVRHLVLAAVAVGWLAVVVQGITYRDALWFRYYVVNVVWLQDVVLALGALSALILLAGRSRPRPPAGTWASLPSVSIIIPAKDEVRVIEGAVRAACAQRYAGSLEVIVVDDRSTDGTGALLERLQAELPITVVQTRPGSFGKAGALRAGVRASRGEVLAVLDADARIAPDVIATMVPLLAAPRVAAVQGRRLVYNAGRNLLTRFQDDEYRIFQTLMQRARQALGGFVCLAGNGLLVKREALEAVGGWNADALTEDIDLSVRLHLAGWQIRYCYEAQIWEEAVVTLRDLLRQRERWFEGALQCLGEYLPAILRSGLPLVRKVDMLFFLAGSLMGALAALTGYAYALVGALLEAVVYVQLPGPLVAWASALLTAATLAALATEVGYHPLRLLGVVARWTLFSFHVLVIVPLAIRRYVHAALTGVRDWRKTAHEGGAG, encoded by the coding sequence ATGACGGCGCGGCGCCCGGCGATGGTGCGCCACCTGGTGCTGGCCGCCGTGGCCGTCGGGTGGCTGGCCGTCGTGGTGCAGGGGATCACGTACCGCGACGCGCTGTGGTTTCGGTACTACGTGGTCAACGTGGTCTGGCTCCAGGACGTGGTCCTGGCGCTGGGGGCGCTGAGCGCGCTGATCCTGCTGGCCGGTCGCAGCCGCCCGCGGCCGCCCGCCGGGACCTGGGCGTCCCTGCCCTCGGTCAGCATCATCATTCCCGCCAAGGACGAGGTGCGGGTGATCGAAGGGGCGGTGCGCGCGGCATGCGCCCAGCGTTACGCCGGCAGCCTCGAGGTCATCGTGGTCGACGACCGCTCGACGGACGGGACCGGCGCGCTGCTGGAGCGCCTGCAGGCGGAGCTGCCGATCACCGTGGTGCAGACCCGGCCAGGCAGCTTCGGCAAGGCCGGGGCGCTGCGGGCGGGCGTGCGGGCCAGCCGCGGCGAGGTCCTCGCGGTCCTGGACGCCGATGCGCGCATCGCGCCCGACGTGATCGCCACCATGGTGCCGCTGCTGGCCGCCCCGCGCGTCGCCGCAGTGCAGGGCCGCCGGCTCGTCTACAACGCCGGCCGCAACCTGCTGACGCGGTTCCAGGACGACGAGTACCGGATCTTCCAGACGCTGATGCAGCGGGCCCGCCAGGCCCTGGGCGGCTTCGTCTGCCTGGCGGGCAACGGGCTGCTGGTCAAGCGGGAGGCGCTGGAGGCGGTCGGCGGCTGGAACGCCGACGCGCTCACCGAGGACATCGATCTGTCGGTGCGCCTGCACCTGGCAGGCTGGCAGATCCGGTACTGCTACGAGGCGCAGATCTGGGAGGAGGCTGTGGTGACGCTGCGCGACCTCCTCCGGCAGCGCGAGCGGTGGTTCGAGGGCGCCCTCCAGTGCCTGGGGGAGTACCTGCCGGCGATCCTGCGCAGCGGCCTTCCCCTGGTGCGCAAGGTCGACATGCTCTTCTTCCTCGCGGGGTCGCTGATGGGCGCGCTGGCCGCCCTCACGGGGTACGCCTACGCGCTGGTGGGGGCGCTGCTGGAGGCGGTGGTCTACGTGCAGCTGCCGGGCCCGCTGGTGGCCTGGGCCTCGGCGCTGCTCACCGCGGCGACGCTGGCGGCGCTCGCCACCGAGGTGGGGTACCATCCCCTGCGGCTGCTGGGGGTGGTGGCCCGGTGGACGCTGTTCTCGTTCCACGTCCTGGTGATCGTGCCGCTGGCGATCCGCCGCTACGTCCACGCCGCCCTGACCGGCGTGCGGGACTGGCGCAAGACCGCCCACGAGGGCGGGGCGGGCTGA
- a CDS encoding phosphate/phosphite/phosphonate ABC transporter substrate-binding protein, whose amino-acid sequence MTRRMGSMVVALVVGLAVGAAGPVSPAAGQTSLVLAFVPSLDAQRVLATGSTLAKMLEVATGYRVRAEVPTSYAATIEAMCANRVDVAFLAPFAYVLANQRCGADVRLVSIRANLPFYKSQILYRADLNVKSLQDLRGKRFAFVDPASASGYLFPAALLKKHGIDPDRFFSQVVFAGGHDKVVLAIYTGSVDAGATFGDEVFSDARTRVEAQYRDVKDKVRVLMYTDPIPNDTVAFRRGLAEDVKERTAKALLRIAETAPGKETIDRLYQIQGFADFQALTTTYKMTKLKTFDEYFQPIRDAAKFLGLNLEELVRPR is encoded by the coding sequence GTGACGCGTCGCATGGGCAGCATGGTGGTGGCGCTGGTGGTCGGGCTGGCGGTCGGCGCCGCCGGTCCGGTGTCGCCGGCAGCAGGGCAGACGAGCCTGGTGCTGGCGTTCGTCCCGTCGCTGGACGCGCAACGGGTGCTGGCCACGGGCAGCACGCTGGCGAAGATGCTGGAGGTGGCGACCGGCTACCGGGTGCGGGCGGAGGTGCCCACGAGCTACGCGGCCACCATCGAGGCGATGTGCGCCAACCGCGTGGACGTGGCGTTCCTCGCGCCGTTCGCCTACGTGCTGGCCAACCAGCGCTGCGGGGCGGACGTCCGCCTGGTGAGCATTCGGGCCAATCTGCCCTTCTACAAGTCGCAGATCCTCTACCGGGCCGACCTCAACGTGAAGTCCCTGCAGGACCTGCGCGGGAAGCGCTTCGCGTTCGTCGACCCGGCGTCGGCGTCGGGGTACCTGTTCCCGGCCGCGCTGCTCAAGAAACACGGCATCGACCCCGACCGCTTCTTCAGTCAGGTCGTCTTCGCGGGCGGACACGACAAGGTGGTCCTGGCCATCTACACGGGATCGGTGGACGCGGGCGCCACGTTCGGTGACGAGGTCTTCAGCGACGCGCGGACCCGCGTGGAGGCCCAGTACCGGGACGTCAAGGACAAGGTCAGGGTGCTGATGTACACCGACCCCATCCCCAACGACACCGTCGCCTTCCGGCGCGGCCTGGCCGAGGACGTGAAGGAGCGCACCGCCAAGGCGTTGTTGCGGATCGCCGAGACCGCGCCGGGGAAGGAGACGATCGACCGCCTGTACCAGATCCAGGGGTTCGCCGACTTCCAGGCGCTGACCACGACCTACAAGATGACGAAGCTCAAGACGTTCGACGAGTACTTCCAGCCGATCCGCGACGCGGCCAAGTTCCTCGGGCTCAACCTGGAGGAGCTCGTACGGCCGCGGTGA
- the pgeF gene encoding peptidoglycan editing factor PgeF encodes MVPALPAGWSWWSRDGLVLLRADVLAAAGVCHAFTTRHGGISRAPYDTLNLSRGVGDDGAAVAANRAAVLAALGRDPGDHVEVAQVHGRDVVVATATDRGRTVGRADGVACEDPAVVLAVHCADCVPVLLWDRRRGAAAAVHAGWRGLAAGVVAAAVATMRAAFGTAPGDLVAAIGPAIGPCCYEVDAPVRQQFASWPWHETVFVRRRPGHWALDLWEATRQQLHGADVPADAVVTARLCTAHHPALFFSHRRDGRTGHMAALIAPVG; translated from the coding sequence GTGGTGCCCGCGCTCCCCGCGGGATGGTCGTGGTGGTCCCGCGACGGGCTGGTGCTGTTGCGGGCCGACGTCCTGGCCGCCGCCGGGGTGTGCCACGCGTTCACCACCCGCCACGGCGGGATCAGCCGCGCCCCCTACGACACCCTCAACCTCAGCCGGGGCGTGGGCGACGACGGCGCGGCCGTGGCGGCCAACCGCGCCGCGGTCCTCGCCGCCCTGGGGCGCGATCCCGGCGACCACGTGGAGGTCGCCCAGGTGCACGGGCGCGACGTCGTCGTCGCCACGGCCACCGACCGGGGCCGCACCGTCGGGCGGGCCGACGGCGTGGCGTGTGAGGATCCCGCCGTGGTGCTGGCGGTGCACTGCGCCGACTGCGTGCCGGTCCTGCTGTGGGACCGCCGGCGCGGGGCGGCCGCGGCGGTGCACGCGGGCTGGCGCGGGCTGGCCGCGGGCGTGGTGGCCGCTGCCGTGGCGACCATGCGCGCCGCGTTCGGGACAGCCCCCGGGGACCTCGTCGCGGCCATCGGCCCGGCGATCGGGCCGTGCTGCTACGAGGTGGACGCGCCGGTGCGCCAGCAGTTCGCCTCCTGGCCGTGGCACGAGACGGTGTTCGTGCGCCGGCGCCCCGGCCACTGGGCCCTGGACCTCTGGGAGGCGACGCGCCAGCAGCTGCATGGCGCCGACGTGCCGGCGGACGCCGTGGTCACCGCACGCCTGTGCACCGCCCACCACCCCGCGCTGTTCTTCTCGCACCGACGCGACGGCCGCACCGGGCACATGGCGGCGTTGATCGCGCCCGTGGGATAA
- the nrdR gene encoding transcriptional regulator NrdR, with amino-acid sequence MRCPLCGHEDSKVLDSRPVLEGRAVRRRRECKACGRRFTTYERPDLAPLMVVKRDGRREPFDRQKILNGLLRACGKRPISMEALEQLVDDVEREVRQMGAQEVASAAIGDLVMERLRRLDDVAYVRFASEHRRFRDVDSIAEEIETLKERKRREEAARAQVPLLPIPDTRPR; translated from the coding sequence ATGCGATGCCCGCTCTGTGGCCACGAGGACAGTAAGGTGTTGGACTCCCGGCCGGTCCTGGAGGGCCGGGCCGTGCGGCGCCGGCGCGAGTGCAAGGCCTGCGGGCGTCGGTTCACCACCTACGAGCGGCCCGACCTGGCCCCGCTCATGGTGGTGAAGCGCGACGGGCGGCGCGAGCCGTTCGACCGGCAGAAGATCCTGAACGGCCTGCTGCGCGCGTGCGGCAAGCGGCCCATCTCGATGGAGGCGCTGGAGCAGCTGGTGGACGACGTGGAACGGGAGGTCCGGCAGATGGGCGCCCAGGAGGTCGCGTCCGCCGCCATCGGCGACCTGGTCATGGAGCGTCTGCGCCGGCTGGACGACGTCGCCTACGTGCGGTTTGCGTCCGAGCACCGCCGCTTCCGGGACGTCGACTCGATTGCCGAGGAGATCGAGACCCTCAAGGAACGCAAGCGGCGCGAGGAAGCCGCGCGCGCGCAGGTGCCGCTGCTCCCCATCCCTGACACGCGACCCCGGTAG
- the phnC gene encoding phosphonate ABC transporter ATP-binding protein: MAGAAVRVEHLTKVYPDGTRALTDVTFAVRPGEFLIVIGLSGSGKSTLMRCINRLIEPTSGKVYVDDVDVTALSPEQLRVLRRQIGMIFQQFNLVKRETVLTNVLTGRLGYTPSWWALVNYWPRELRERALAHLETVGIPEKAHTRADQLSGGQQQRVGIARALMQSPKLILADEPVASLDPATSHSVLQYIEALNRRDGVTVICSLHFLSLARRYGTRLIALKAGRIVFEGEPAEVDERRFKEIFGEDAVEVEIR, from the coding sequence ATGGCCGGGGCGGCGGTCCGCGTCGAGCACCTGACCAAGGTCTACCCCGACGGCACCCGGGCCCTGACCGACGTCACCTTCGCCGTCCGCCCGGGCGAGTTCCTCATCGTCATCGGGCTGTCGGGGTCGGGCAAGTCCACGCTGATGCGGTGCATCAACCGCCTCATCGAGCCCACCAGCGGCAAGGTCTACGTCGACGACGTCGACGTCACGGCGCTGTCGCCCGAGCAGCTGCGCGTCCTGCGCCGCCAGATCGGGATGATCTTCCAGCAGTTCAACCTGGTCAAGCGCGAGACGGTCCTGACCAACGTGCTCACGGGCCGGCTGGGCTACACCCCGTCGTGGTGGGCGCTGGTCAACTACTGGCCGCGGGAGCTGCGGGAGCGGGCCCTGGCACACCTGGAGACCGTGGGGATTCCCGAGAAGGCGCACACCCGTGCCGACCAGCTGTCGGGCGGCCAGCAGCAGCGCGTGGGCATCGCCCGGGCCCTCATGCAAAGCCCGAAGCTGATCCTGGCCGACGAGCCGGTGGCGAGCCTCGACCCGGCGACGTCCCACTCGGTGCTGCAGTACATCGAGGCCCTGAACCGGCGCGACGGCGTGACGGTGATCTGCAGCCTCCACTTCCTGAGCTTGGCCCGGCGCTACGGGACGCGGCTGATCGCGCTGAAGGCCGGGCGCATCGTCTTCGAGGGGGAACCCGCAGAGGTCGACGAGCGGCGCTTCAAGGAGATCTTCGGTGAGGACGCGGTCGAGGTCGAGATCCGCTAG